From one bacterium genomic stretch:
- a CDS encoding PIG-L family deacetylase yields the protein MRWVKRNRPVGVIPFIIWEEELPRGQRVTAFLPHADDGRFIGASLSLLNRTEAGAPRNRVRIAIVCPGYRSVEGAQSIEEKSRLRAEEAVDWARELGYAPEQVMQFRADRTYARRRVDRGEQARMHQLIREERPTMVLLNNVADVAQHANHCTRIMVLRSLTAWLAEEASRADGAREVLIVEYPTLYVPILPPADKNVIVAFRDPAFVQIKHRANRCHRSQDAKYLEMLGKLVEAVDVLSGADVVCEARRAGTRFSKRLSAVALDPVRSRGEHFGITRLRLVAGRPEPTIVEERVPFPLSAEDVESWGVRAPQACYLEEQPPAP from the coding sequence GTGCGGTGGGTGAAGCGCAACCGTCCCGTGGGCGTGATCCCCTTCATCATCTGGGAGGAGGAGCTGCCCCGCGGCCAACGGGTGACGGCCTTCCTGCCGCACGCCGACGACGGCCGCTTCATCGGCGCCTCCCTTTCGCTGCTCAACCGGACCGAGGCCGGAGCGCCGCGCAACCGCGTGCGGATAGCGATCGTCTGTCCGGGCTACCGCAGCGTGGAGGGCGCCCAGTCGATCGAGGAAAAGAGCCGGCTGCGCGCGGAGGAGGCCGTCGACTGGGCGCGCGAGCTGGGCTACGCGCCGGAGCAGGTCATGCAGTTCCGCGCCGACCGGACGTATGCCCGCCGCCGCGTCGACCGTGGGGAGCAGGCGCGGATGCACCAGCTCATCCGCGAGGAGCGCCCGACGATGGTCCTGCTGAACAACGTGGCGGACGTCGCGCAGCACGCCAACCACTGCACGCGCATCATGGTGCTGCGCTCGCTCACCGCCTGGCTGGCCGAGGAGGCCTCCCGCGCGGACGGGGCGCGGGAGGTGCTCATCGTCGAGTACCCGACGCTCTACGTGCCGATCCTCCCGCCGGCGGACAAGAACGTCATCGTCGCCTTCCGCGATCCGGCCTTCGTGCAGATCAAGCACCGCGCCAACCGCTGCCACCGCAGCCAGGACGCGAAGTACCTCGAGATGCTCGGCAAGCTCGTCGAGGCCGTCGACGTGCTCAGCGGGGCCGACGTCGTCTGCGAGGCGCGGCGCGCCGGCACGCGCTTCTCCAAGCGGCTCTCCGCAGTGGCCCTCGACCCCGTCCGGTCCCGCGGCGAGCACTTCGGCATCACCCGGCTGCGGCTGGTGGCGGGCCGGCCGGAGCCGACGATCGTCGAGGAGCGGGTGCCGTTCCCCCTGTCGGCCGAGGACGTCGAGAGCTGGGGCGTGAGGGCGCCGCAGGCCTGCTACCTGGAGGAACAGCCGCCGGCGCCGTGA
- the ald gene encoding alanine dehydrogenase, which produces MIVGVPREVKVGEMRVGLVPAGVQALVDAGHRVLVQAGAGEGSGIPDAAYRGAGAEIVADADAAWGGAGMVVKVKEPVPAEYGFLRADLVLFTYLHLAAVPELARRLAGGRVTAIAYETVEAPDGSLPLLAPMSEVAGRLATQIGATLLQKDRGGQGILLGGVPGVRHGRVTVLGAGSVGRSAARVAIGMGAEVTLIDRDLRRLEEADALFPGKVETLMSNRTNIEAAAVDADLLVGGVLVTGARAPVLVSEETVRRMRPGSVVVDVAIDQGGTVATIRPTTHAEPTYVLHGVIHYGVTNMPALVPRTSTFALTNATLPYALRLADGVDAALAADPGLAKGLNAKAGRITHPAVLEALA; this is translated from the coding sequence ATGATCGTCGGGGTCCCTCGGGAGGTGAAGGTCGGCGAGATGCGCGTCGGTCTCGTGCCGGCCGGGGTGCAGGCCCTGGTCGACGCCGGCCACCGCGTGCTGGTGCAGGCGGGCGCCGGGGAGGGCAGCGGCATCCCCGACGCGGCCTACCGCGGCGCCGGGGCCGAGATCGTCGCCGACGCGGACGCCGCGTGGGGCGGGGCCGGCATGGTCGTGAAAGTCAAGGAACCCGTCCCTGCCGAGTACGGCTTCCTGCGCGCCGATCTCGTGCTCTTCACCTACCTGCACCTGGCGGCCGTGCCGGAGCTGGCGCGCCGGCTCGCCGGGGGGCGGGTGACCGCGATCGCCTACGAGACCGTGGAGGCGCCGGATGGCTCGCTGCCGCTGCTGGCGCCGATGAGCGAAGTCGCCGGGAGGCTGGCGACCCAGATCGGCGCGACGCTGCTCCAGAAGGACCGCGGCGGCCAGGGCATCCTGCTCGGCGGCGTACCCGGCGTGCGCCATGGGCGCGTCACCGTCCTCGGGGCGGGCTCCGTCGGCCGGAGCGCGGCGCGCGTCGCCATCGGCATGGGCGCCGAGGTGACCCTGATCGACCGGGACCTGCGGCGACTCGAGGAGGCGGACGCCCTGTTTCCGGGCAAGGTCGAGACGCTGATGTCCAACCGGACAAACATCGAGGCGGCCGCCGTGGACGCCGACCTGCTCGTCGGCGGCGTGCTCGTGACCGGCGCACGGGCGCCGGTCCTCGTGTCCGAGGAGACGGTGCGTCGCATGCGTCCGGGGTCGGTGGTCGTCGACGTCGCGATCGATCAGGGCGGCACCGTCGCCACGATCCGGCCGACCACGCACGCCGAGCCGACGTACGTGCTCCACGGCGTGATCCACTACGGCGTGACGAACATGCCGGCACTCGTGCCGCGCACTTCGACCTTCGCGCTGACGAACGCGACGCTGCCCTACGCGCTGCGGCTCGCGGACGGGGTGGACGCTGCGCTGGCGGCCGATCCCGGGCTCGCGAAGGGCTTGAACGCGAAGGCGGGCCGCATCACGCACCCGGCCGTCCTGGAGGCACTGGCCTAG
- a CDS encoding phosphodiester glycosidase family protein, giving the protein MRRGGAMAWAVAAWVAVLAAATPAAAGDVRWKDLGRGLEVGRFALDGSGFAGAQVHVLRVDPRLWELTLHGLPRGESEGYSAREWARREGLAAAINAGMYQEDYRTHSGYLAADGAVLSRGVNPYLSAAAFAPIDPADPPFRIVDLDEEPLEAVLARYRRVVQNLRMVKRPGENRWAPQARRWSEAALGEDREGRALFIFCAAPLALDRLIAALLELPIGLVAAQHLEGGSQAQLFVAAGGERIELVGGHEGVFPSAEQGLAARPIPNVIGVRQRPPAPGR; this is encoded by the coding sequence ATGAGACGCGGCGGCGCGATGGCGTGGGCGGTGGCGGCGTGGGTGGCGGTGCTCGCCGCCGCCACGCCGGCGGCGGCCGGCGATGTGCGCTGGAAAGACCTCGGCCGCGGCCTCGAGGTGGGACGCTTCGCGCTCGACGGCAGCGGCTTCGCCGGGGCACAGGTGCACGTGCTGCGCGTCGACCCGCGGCTGTGGGAGCTGACGCTCCACGGCCTGCCTCGCGGCGAGAGCGAGGGCTACAGCGCGCGCGAGTGGGCGCGGCGCGAGGGACTGGCCGCGGCGATCAACGCCGGGATGTACCAGGAAGACTACCGGACGCACTCGGGATATCTCGCCGCCGACGGCGCGGTCCTCAGCCGCGGGGTCAACCCCTACCTCTCCGCCGCCGCGTTCGCCCCGATCGACCCCGCCGACCCGCCGTTCCGCATCGTCGACCTCGACGAGGAGCCCCTGGAGGCGGTGCTCGCGCGCTACCGGCGCGTCGTGCAGAACCTGCGCATGGTCAAGCGCCCGGGAGAGAACCGCTGGGCGCCGCAGGCCCGCCGCTGGAGCGAGGCCGCCCTCGGCGAGGACCGTGAGGGCCGGGCGCTGTTCATCTTCTGCGCCGCGCCGCTGGCGCTCGATCGTCTCATCGCGGCGCTGCTCGAGCTGCCGATCGGCCTGGTCGCCGCCCAGCACCTCGAAGGCGGCTCGCAGGCGCAGCTGTTCGTCGCCGCCGGTGGCGAGCGCATCGAGCTCGTCGGCGGCCACGAGGGGGTCTTCCCCTCGGCCGAGCAGGGGCTGGCGGCCCGGCCGATCCCCAACGTCATCGGCGTGCGACAGCGGCCCCCCGCGCCCGGGCGCTAG
- a CDS encoding DUF3524 domain-containing protein has translation MSKRLRVLFVEPFCGGSHRLFTEQVAARSRHRVETLTLPGSFWKWRMRGGHLSLLQKVRERLDGTDVLLASGMLSLAELAGALPGLAAVPKVVYFHESQLSYPVPKGEAPDVHFGFTNLSTALAADAIVFNSRFHLEEFLGGIERFLKPMPDHRPRGLAAALRPGCSVVYPGIDCDELDRHRHEPDRAGRPVTVLWNHRWEFDKQPEVFFAALHALAAEGLEFRVHVVGENFQVKPKPFLEARERLGARVATFGHLPRREDYVRVLWDSDVVASTAIQEFFGIAVMEAAYCGARPLLPRRLVYPELYPPACLYDADGDFTGALRRVLAGGAEQPVEAGRARLRAAYDVAVSVAALDDLLERAVTARRRSPGPPPCGSAC, from the coding sequence GTGAGCAAGCGCCTGCGCGTCCTGTTCGTCGAGCCCTTCTGCGGCGGCTCGCACCGGCTCTTCACCGAGCAGGTCGCCGCGCGCTCGCGCCACCGCGTCGAGACGCTCACGCTCCCCGGGAGCTTCTGGAAGTGGCGGATGCGCGGCGGTCACCTCTCGCTGCTGCAGAAGGTGCGCGAGCGGCTGGACGGGACCGACGTCCTCCTGGCGAGCGGCATGCTCTCGCTCGCGGAGCTGGCCGGGGCGCTGCCGGGGCTGGCGGCGGTGCCGAAGGTCGTCTACTTCCACGAGAGCCAGCTCTCCTACCCGGTGCCGAAGGGCGAGGCGCCGGACGTGCACTTCGGTTTCACGAACCTCTCGACGGCGCTCGCGGCCGACGCGATCGTCTTCAACTCGCGGTTCCACCTGGAGGAGTTCCTCGGCGGCATCGAGCGCTTCCTCAAGCCGATGCCCGACCACCGCCCGCGGGGGCTTGCCGCGGCGCTGCGGCCGGGGTGCTCCGTCGTCTACCCGGGGATCGACTGCGACGAGCTGGACCGGCACCGCCACGAACCCGACCGCGCCGGCCGGCCGGTGACGGTCCTCTGGAACCACCGCTGGGAGTTCGACAAGCAGCCGGAGGTCTTCTTCGCGGCGCTTCACGCCCTGGCCGCCGAGGGCCTCGAGTTCCGCGTGCACGTCGTCGGCGAGAACTTCCAGGTGAAGCCGAAGCCCTTCCTCGAGGCGAGGGAGCGGCTCGGCGCGCGGGTCGCCACCTTCGGCCACCTGCCGCGGCGCGAGGACTACGTCCGCGTCCTCTGGGACTCGGACGTCGTCGCCTCGACCGCCATCCAGGAGTTCTTCGGCATCGCCGTGATGGAGGCGGCGTACTGCGGGGCGCGGCCGCTGCTGCCGCGACGGCTCGTCTACCCCGAGCTGTATCCGCCCGCGTGCCTCTACGACGCGGACGGGGACTTCACCGGGGCGCTGCGGCGGGTCCTGGCCGGCGGGGCGGAGCAGCCCGTGGAGGCGGGACGGGCGCGCCTGCGCGCCGCGTACGACGTCGCCGTCAGCGTGGCGGCGCTCGATGACCTGCTCGAGCGCGCCGTCACTGCACGACGCAGATCGCCCGGTCCACCGCCTTGTGGATCAGCTTGCTGA
- a CDS encoding MgtC/SapB family protein — translation MTDLTWTDAATRLLLGTLLGGGIGLERQVHGRPAGFRTHLLVCVASVLLMIVSQSLAGGEDGARFDPGRLAAGAITGVGFLGAGVILKSGLSVHGLTTAACLWMVSAIGLAVGAGQHFVAVLGFAITLGSLWFLRYVELHLPRLAYKHVTIVADRGVPEDRLRAAITGHGPRISAVDYALDAQAGEVTYRLTIASQHNISERAIVDTLAALPQVRRVAVQSEP, via the coding sequence ATGACCGACTTGACCTGGACGGACGCCGCCACGCGCCTGCTCCTCGGGACGCTGCTCGGCGGCGGCATCGGCCTGGAGCGGCAGGTCCACGGCCGCCCCGCGGGCTTTCGCACCCACCTGCTGGTGTGCGTCGCTTCGGTGCTGCTGATGATCGTCTCGCAGTCGCTGGCCGGCGGCGAGGACGGCGCGCGCTTCGATCCCGGCCGCCTCGCCGCGGGCGCGATCACCGGTGTCGGCTTCCTCGGCGCCGGCGTGATCCTCAAGTCCGGTCTCAGCGTGCACGGCCTGACCACCGCGGCGTGCCTCTGGATGGTCTCGGCCATCGGCCTTGCCGTCGGCGCCGGGCAGCACTTCGTGGCGGTGCTCGGGTTTGCGATCACGCTCGGCTCGCTGTGGTTCCTGCGCTACGTGGAGCTGCACCTGCCGCGCCTGGCCTACAAGCACGTCACGATCGTCGCCGACCGCGGCGTCCCCGAGGACCGGCTGCGCGCCGCCATCACCGGGCACGGCCCGCGGATCTCGGCGGTCGACTACGCGCTCGACGCGCAGGCCGGGGAGGTGACCTACCGGCTCACGATCGCCTCGCAGCACAACATCTCGGAGCGCGCGATCGTCGACACGCTGGCCGCCCTGCCGCAGGTGCGGCGGGTGGCGGTGCAGAGCGAGCCGTGA
- a CDS encoding thioredoxin domain-containing protein, producing the protein MSGGNRLAREKSPYLLAHAGNPVDWYPWGAEAFAAARERDVPLFVSIGYSACHWCHVMERESFADADVARLMNEHLVAVKVDREELPAVDHLFMAYCQGMTGSGGWPLTVVLTPAGKPFFAGTYFPRESGFGRAGMLELVPLLGRLWREQREQVLRTAEQLERTLAPQLRPLPGELRADEVADEAYGELVRLYDPRWGGFGGAPKFPTVPWLLFLARYAARRGGDGRARVMLEETLRAMRLGGIWDHLGHGFHRYSTDAGWLLPHFEKMLSDQALLAMTYIEAFRLWGDGAFRRTAEEILAYVLRDLRAPGGGFAAAEDADSEGEEGRFYLWTVDEVTAVLGAAAAEEFTTAFHMRGSGNFTSEVGERTDRNILHRLTPLALAAGDFTLPAAGLPPTLEAARLKLLAARGRRVRPHRDDKVLADWNGLTIAALARAAAVFGEARYADEAAGAARFALSRLRGADGSLRHRYRDGEAGCPGVIDDHAFLAWGCLELHAATGERSWLGEATGLVAVLDGAFADGAGSWFFAPADPLLPLRQVIVTDAAVPAGAAVAAEALLRLADVTGEAGHRDRVRELLGATGGTVAQAPLGCASLLSAAL; encoded by the coding sequence GTGAGCGGCGGCAACCGCCTCGCCCGCGAGAAGAGCCCGTACCTGCTCGCGCACGCCGGCAACCCGGTCGACTGGTACCCGTGGGGCGCGGAGGCGTTCGCGGCGGCGCGGGAGCGCGACGTGCCGCTCTTCGTCTCGATCGGCTACTCGGCCTGCCACTGGTGCCACGTCATGGAGCGCGAGAGCTTCGCGGACGCCGACGTGGCGCGGCTGATGAACGAGCACCTCGTTGCCGTGAAGGTCGACCGCGAGGAGCTGCCGGCGGTCGACCACCTCTTCATGGCCTACTGCCAGGGGATGACCGGCAGCGGCGGCTGGCCGCTGACCGTCGTGCTCACGCCGGCCGGCAAGCCCTTCTTCGCGGGGACGTACTTCCCGAGGGAGTCCGGCTTCGGCCGCGCCGGGATGCTCGAGCTCGTCCCCCTGCTCGGGCGCCTCTGGCGCGAGCAGCGCGAGCAGGTGCTGCGGACGGCGGAGCAGCTCGAGCGGACGCTGGCGCCGCAGCTGCGTCCGCTCCCCGGCGAGCTGCGCGCGGACGAGGTCGCGGACGAGGCGTACGGCGAGCTGGTGCGCCTCTACGACCCGCGCTGGGGCGGCTTCGGCGGCGCGCCGAAGTTCCCCACCGTCCCGTGGCTGCTCTTCCTGGCGCGCTACGCGGCGCGGCGGGGCGGGGACGGGCGCGCCCGCGTCATGCTCGAGGAGACGCTGCGCGCCATGCGCCTCGGCGGCATCTGGGACCACCTCGGCCACGGCTTCCACCGCTACTCGACGGACGCCGGCTGGCTCCTGCCGCACTTCGAGAAGATGCTCTCCGACCAGGCGCTCCTGGCCATGACCTACATCGAGGCCTTCCGTCTCTGGGGCGACGGCGCCTTCCGCCGCACCGCGGAGGAGATCCTGGCCTACGTGCTGCGCGACCTGCGGGCGCCCGGCGGCGGCTTCGCGGCGGCCGAGGACGCGGACAGCGAAGGCGAGGAGGGGCGCTTCTACCTCTGGACCGTCGACGAGGTCACGGCGGTGCTCGGCGCCGCGGCCGCCGAGGAGTTCACGACGGCCTTCCACATGCGCGGGAGCGGCAACTTCACGAGCGAGGTCGGCGAGCGGACCGACCGCAACATCCTGCACCGCCTCACGCCGCTGGCGCTCGCCGCCGGCGACTTCACGCTCCCGGCGGCCGGGCTGCCGCCGACGCTGGAGGCCGCGCGGCTCAAGCTGCTCGCCGCGCGCGGCCGGCGCGTCCGCCCGCACCGCGACGACAAGGTCCTCGCCGACTGGAACGGCCTGACGATCGCGGCGCTTGCGCGCGCGGCGGCCGTCTTCGGGGAGGCGCGCTACGCCGACGAGGCGGCCGGCGCCGCCCGGTTCGCGCTCTCGCGGCTGCGGGGGGCCGACGGCTCGCTGCGGCACCGCTACCGCGACGGCGAGGCGGGGTGCCCCGGCGTGATCGACGATCACGCGTTCCTGGCCTGGGGGTGCCTCGAGTTGCACGCCGCGACGGGCGAGCGGTCCTGGCTCGGGGAGGCGACGGGTCTGGTCGCCGTGCTGGACGGGGCGTTTGCGGACGGGGCGGGATCCTGGTTCTTCGCGCCGGCCGACCCGCTGCTTCCCCTGCGGCAGGTGATCGTCACCGACGCGGCAGTCCCGGCGGGCGCTGCCGTCGCCGCGGAGGCCCTCCTGCGACTGGCGGACGTCACCGGCGAGGCCGGCCACCGCGACCGCGTCCGCGAGCTGCTCGGCGCAACCGGCGGCACGGTGGCGCAGGCGCCGCTCGGCTGCGCGTCGCTGCTTTCGGCGGCCCTGC
- a CDS encoding YbhB/YbcL family Raf kinase inhibitor-like protein codes for MELSSSAFAHQGGIPRQHTCDGEDLSPPLSWTGVPAGTKSLALIVDDPDAPDPKAPKMVYVHWVLYNIPPEAAGLPEAVRPAALPAGTKEGVNDWGRTGYGGPCPPIGRHRYFHKLYALDTVFRDLGKPTKKQLLALMEGHVLAQAELMGTYQRNR; via the coding sequence ATGGAGCTGAGTTCATCCGCGTTCGCGCACCAGGGCGGGATCCCGCGGCAGCACACCTGCGACGGAGAGGACCTCTCGCCGCCGCTCTCCTGGACCGGCGTCCCCGCCGGGACGAAGAGCCTCGCGCTCATCGTCGACGACCCCGACGCGCCGGACCCGAAGGCCCCGAAGATGGTGTACGTGCACTGGGTGCTGTACAACATCCCCCCGGAGGCCGCGGGGCTCCCCGAGGCGGTCCGCCCGGCCGCCCTCCCCGCCGGCACGAAAGAGGGCGTCAACGACTGGGGCCGCACCGGCTACGGCGGTCCCTGCCCGCCCATCGGGCGGCACCGCTACTTCCACAAGCTCTACGCGCTGGACACGGTCTTCCGCGACCTGGGCAAGCCCACGAAGAAGCAGCTGCTGGCGCTGATGGAGGGCCACGTCCTCGCACAGGCGGAGCTGATGGGAACGTACCAGCGCAACAGGTAG
- a CDS encoding universal stress protein — MRKLLIGVHDKNCSLRAVTWVMRQFPDVRDLEVTLVHIIPDLPAMYWDDGHILGPVEEQERRRVIEAWATRQREYIEPILQGAVYDLVRHGFPQERVRKDIVLGTGDVADSLLDIAAEGGYTTIVVGRCGMADGKHFIVGSVVSKLIHKAVDRAICVVQ; from the coding sequence ATGCGGAAGCTGTTGATCGGGGTCCACGACAAGAACTGTTCCCTGCGGGCGGTGACCTGGGTGATGCGCCAGTTCCCCGATGTCCGCGATCTCGAGGTGACGCTCGTGCACATCATCCCGGATCTCCCGGCGATGTACTGGGACGACGGTCACATCCTCGGCCCGGTGGAGGAGCAGGAGCGCCGGCGCGTGATCGAGGCCTGGGCGACGCGCCAGCGCGAGTACATCGAGCCGATCCTGCAGGGGGCGGTGTACGACCTGGTCCGCCACGGCTTCCCGCAGGAGCGCGTGCGGAAGGACATCGTCCTCGGGACCGGGGACGTCGCCGACAGCCTCCTGGACATCGCCGCGGAGGGCGGCTACACGACGATCGTCGTCGGGCGGTGCGGGATGGCCGACGGCAAGCACTTCATCGTCGGCAGCGTCGTCAGCAAGCTGATCCACAAGGCGGTGGACCGGGCGATCTGCGTCGTGCAGTGA
- a CDS encoding sodium:proton antiporter → MVAPFITLLGTIALMPFISPGWWQRRYAWVSVGLGLLVAAYYVLVLHNGPRMLAGAVDYCGFIALVGSLFVTAGGIHINMAGRSTPAVNTGLLALGAILANVIGTTGASMLLIRPFLRINRHRVAPFQIVFFIFIVGNIGGALTPIGDPPLFLGYLKGVPFFWLLATPSVVLAWLVVVGSLLAVFYLVDRAHFSRHQPSRGREARDRVELEGSHNVVWLILIIGLVLSQKTGVLDGLSRSSSLAAAGAALGWEPHQAVERVSTLLVASLLVAVAGLAHRFANPDALRENEFGFGPVREVGILFFGIFTTMVPALDLLERHAGDLGITTAAGFYWSAGGLSSVLDNAPTYLTFLTAAFGLHGLSLASAADVTRVLGDSELRRYVIAVSLGSVFFGAATYIGNGPNFIVKHIAEASGVKCPGFFSYVVKYSLPVLFPLFALVSWLFLR, encoded by the coding sequence ATGGTCGCGCCGTTCATCACGCTGTTGGGGACCATCGCACTCATGCCGTTCATCAGCCCGGGCTGGTGGCAGCGCAGGTACGCCTGGGTCTCCGTCGGCCTTGGTCTGCTGGTGGCGGCCTATTACGTGCTCGTGCTGCACAACGGCCCGCGCATGCTTGCGGGCGCGGTTGACTACTGCGGCTTTATCGCGCTCGTCGGCTCGCTCTTCGTGACGGCGGGAGGCATTCACATCAACATGGCCGGCCGCTCCACACCTGCGGTCAACACCGGCCTGCTGGCCCTCGGGGCCATCCTCGCGAACGTCATCGGCACAACGGGCGCGTCGATGCTGCTGATCCGACCGTTCCTGCGGATCAACCGGCACCGGGTCGCACCGTTCCAGATCGTGTTCTTCATCTTCATCGTCGGCAACATCGGCGGCGCGCTCACGCCGATCGGGGACCCGCCGCTGTTCCTCGGCTACCTCAAGGGCGTGCCCTTCTTCTGGCTGTTGGCGACGCCCTCGGTCGTGCTCGCCTGGCTCGTGGTGGTCGGCTCTCTGCTCGCGGTCTTCTATCTCGTCGACCGGGCGCACTTCAGCCGCCACCAGCCATCCAGGGGCCGTGAAGCCCGCGATCGCGTCGAGCTGGAGGGTTCCCATAACGTCGTTTGGCTCATCCTCATCATCGGCCTCGTGCTTAGCCAGAAGACCGGGGTGCTTGACGGACTTTCGCGCTCGTCGAGCCTCGCCGCCGCCGGTGCGGCGCTGGGCTGGGAGCCGCACCAGGCCGTGGAGAGGGTATCGACGCTGCTCGTCGCCTCGCTCCTGGTGGCCGTCGCAGGTCTCGCGCACCGCTTCGCCAATCCGGACGCACTGCGCGAAAACGAGTTCGGTTTCGGTCCGGTGCGGGAGGTCGGCATTCTCTTTTTTGGCATCTTCACGACAATGGTGCCCGCGCTGGATCTGCTGGAGCGGCACGCGGGGGATCTCGGCATAACGACTGCGGCAGGCTTCTACTGGAGCGCCGGCGGACTGTCGAGCGTTCTGGACAACGCGCCGACTTACCTGACCTTCCTCACGGCCGCCTTCGGTCTTCACGGCCTTTCGCTGGCGTCCGCGGCGGACGTCACCCGGGTTCTCGGCGACTCCGAGCTCCGTCGCTACGTCATCGCGGTTTCCCTCGGCTCCGTCTTCTTCGGAGCAGCCACGTACATCGGGAACGGCCCGAACTTCATCGTCAAGCACATCGCAGAGGCAAGTGGGGTGAAGTGCCCCGGCTTCTTCAGCTATGTGGTGAAATACTCGCTCCCCGTGCTTTTCCCGCTCTTCGCCCTCGTCTCCTGGCTCTTCCTCCGCTAG
- the nifA gene encoding nif-specific transcriptional activator NifA, with the protein MPDRIARPEVRREVQELSLLFEISQVLDRSLDLRETVHPVLKAMADNMGMLRGSLTLLNRETGEISIEAAYGLSPSQQERGRYRLGEGVTGKVVATGEPAVVPRISEEPLFLDRTGARKSLKKSDISFICVPIKLGNEVIGALSIDRLFAEEVSLLEDVRLLTIVASMIAQAVRLRQSAQEERRRLMEENRRLQEELQDRFRPSNIIGNSKPMQAVYDLIAQVSKSDATALVRGESGVGKELVAAAIHYNSHRAAHPFIKVNLAALPETIIESELFGHEKGAFTGALAQRKGRFELAHAGTIFLDEIGDLSPATQVKLLRVLQEREFERVGGSQTIRADVRIIAATNRDLEALVAEGRFRQDLYYRLNVFPIHVPPLRERKADILLLADHFVDKYAKSSHKEVRRISTPAIDLLMSYHWPGNVRELENCIERAVLLADGEVIHAHHLPPSLQSAESSGTTHHGTLQETLDALERDLIVDALKTSRGNKAKAARALGTTERLIGLRIARLGVDWRRFRPVRR; encoded by the coding sequence ATGCCTGACAGAATAGCCAGACCTGAGGTTCGCCGGGAGGTACAGGAGCTTTCCCTCCTCTTCGAGATCAGCCAGGTGCTCGACCGCTCCCTCGACCTGCGCGAGACGGTGCACCCCGTCCTCAAGGCGATGGCCGACAACATGGGGATGCTCCGCGGCAGCCTGACGCTGCTCAACCGGGAGACGGGCGAGATCTCGATCGAGGCGGCCTACGGCCTCTCCCCCAGCCAGCAGGAGCGAGGCCGCTACCGACTCGGCGAGGGGGTGACCGGCAAGGTCGTCGCCACCGGCGAGCCCGCGGTCGTCCCCCGCATCTCGGAGGAACCGCTGTTCCTCGACCGAACCGGCGCGCGCAAGAGCCTCAAGAAGAGCGATATCTCCTTCATCTGCGTGCCGATCAAGCTCGGCAACGAGGTCATCGGCGCGCTCTCGATCGACCGGTTGTTCGCCGAGGAGGTCTCGCTGCTCGAGGACGTGCGCCTGCTGACGATCGTCGCCTCGATGATCGCCCAGGCGGTGCGGCTGCGCCAGAGCGCGCAGGAGGAGCGCCGGCGCCTCATGGAGGAGAACCGGCGGCTGCAGGAGGAGCTGCAGGACCGCTTCCGGCCCTCGAACATCATCGGCAACTCCAAGCCGATGCAGGCGGTCTACGACCTGATCGCGCAGGTGTCCAAGAGCGACGCCACCGCGCTCGTGCGGGGCGAGAGCGGGGTCGGCAAGGAGCTGGTCGCCGCCGCGATCCACTACAACAGCCACCGGGCCGCGCACCCGTTCATCAAGGTCAACCTGGCGGCGCTGCCGGAGACGATCATCGAGAGCGAGCTCTTCGGGCACGAGAAGGGGGCGTTCACCGGCGCGCTCGCGCAGCGCAAGGGGCGCTTCGAGCTGGCCCACGCGGGAACGATCTTCCTCGACGAGATCGGCGATCTCTCGCCCGCGACCCAGGTCAAGCTGCTGCGCGTGCTCCAGGAGCGGGAGTTCGAGCGCGTCGGCGGCAGCCAGACGATCCGCGCGGACGTGCGGATCATCGCGGCGACCAACCGCGACCTCGAGGCGCTCGTGGCGGAGGGGCGCTTCCGCCAGGACCTCTACTACCGGCTCAACGTCTTCCCGATCCACGTGCCGCCGCTGCGCGAGCGCAAGGCCGACATCCTCCTGCTGGCCGACCACTTCGTCGACAAGTACGCGAAGAGCTCGCACAAGGAGGTGCGCCGCATCTCGACGCCGGCGATCGACCTGCTGATGAGCTACCACTGGCCCGGGAACGTGCGCGAGCTGGAGAACTGCATCGAGCGTGCCGTGCTGCTCGCCGACGGGGAGGTCATCCACGCGCACCACCTCCCGCCCTCGCTGCAGTCCGCCGAGTCCTCGGGGACGACGCACCACGGGACGCTGCAGGAGACGCTGGACGCGCTCGAGCGCGACCTGATCGTGGATGCGCTCAAGACCTCGCGCGGCAACAAGGCCAAGGCCGCGCGGGCGCTCGGGACCACCGAGCGGCTCATCGGCCTGCGGATCGCGCGGCTCGGCGTCGACTGGCGGCGCTTCCGGCCGGTGCGCCGCTGA